A single Thermoanaerobacterium sp. RBIITD DNA region contains:
- a CDS encoding type II toxin-antitoxin system prevent-host-death family antitoxin → MPNIKPISDLRNYNEVLRSIEEGSPVFLTKNGRGRYVVMDMQEYEKMQAKLKLLTELAKGEKAGQENGWLTIDELEASLGVTNG, encoded by the coding sequence ATGCCTAACATTAAGCCGATTTCCGATTTAAGGAATTACAATGAAGTGTTGCGCAGCATAGAGGAGGGTTCACCGGTCTTTTTAACAAAAAATGGCCGTGGCCGCTATGTTGTTATGGATATGCAGGAATATGAAAAAATGCAGGCAAAATTAAAATTGCTTACTGAACTTGCTAAAGGTGAAAAGGCAGGGCAAGAAAATGGATGGCTAACCATTGATGAACTAGAAGCATCCCTGGGGGTAACGAATGGTTAA
- a CDS encoding transposase family protein, giving the protein MDEFIKMLDKNLEYKSHEIIDDTIYIKVESNRKELKCPFCCQTSTKVHSHYKRSFQDLPIQGKKVIVILNNRKMFCTNPDCPVL; this is encoded by the coding sequence ATGGATGAATTTATTAAGATGCTGGATAAAAATTTAGAATATAAAAGCCATGAAATAATTGATGATACTATATATATCAAAGTGGAATCAAATAGAAAAGAATTAAAATGTCCTTTCTGTTGTCAAACATCTACAAAAGTTCATTCACATTATAAAAGAAGCTTTCAGGATCTTCCGATACAAGGCAAGAAAGTTATAGTTATTCTTAATAATAGAAAAATGTTTTGTACCAATCCGGATTGTCCAGTATTGTAA
- a CDS encoding head-tail connector protein: MNIFPGPFFKLWHHQAAYAAACRIGFLQVLQHLCGGDNADRGLKSLEPAVLCPIPATGWPLDCALRSDAVKIRFKAGYSEVPKSIKQAMLLLIGHFYEHREAVNIGGGTVGGGEIKELPLAVSSLLRPFWVPRW, translated from the coding sequence TTGAATATATTTCCGGGCCCTTTTTTCAAGCTTTGGCATCATCAAGCTGCCTATGCCGCCGCTTGTCGAATTGGTTTTCTTCAAGTACTTCAACACTTATGTGGAGGAGATAACGCTGACAGAGGACTTAAAAGCCTGGAGCCCGCTGTTTTATGCCCTATACCTGCCACAGGCTGGCCGCTGGACTGTGCGCTACGGTCGGACGCAGTTAAAATACGATTTAAGGCGGGCTACAGCGAGGTGCCCAAAAGCATAAAACAGGCCATGCTGCTTTTAATCGGCCATTTTTATGAGCACAGGGAAGCGGTCAACATAGGCGGTGGTACGGTCGGAGGCGGCGAAATAAAGGAGCTTCCGCTTGCGGTATCCTCACTGCTTCGACCCTTTTGGGTACCAAGGTGGTGA
- the thiH gene encoding 2-iminoacetate synthase ThiH yields MSFYNEFLKYRNFDFEVVLNSVSDYDVERVLYKDKLDIQDFLTLLSPNAEKYLEPMAQKAHRLTAQNFGKVILLYIPMYLANFCVNRCAYCGYNVDNRIKRSVMPLADVKREAELISSKGFRHILILTGESRIKSPVSYIKDCTNILKEYFSSICIEIYPLERDEYKELIYAGVDSLTIYQETYDEKIYDDIHLSGPKKNYRYRLEAPDRACDAGMRSVNIGALLGLNDWRKDAFYTALHAKYLQDTYNDVDVSVSVPRIRPHVGAFQPKSVISDKNLVQIILALRLFMPRVGITLSTRESPSLRDNLLPLGITKFSAESSTKVGGYLENEEYKDAGQFEVSDKRNLEEIIKVIRSKGYQPIFKDWEGVL; encoded by the coding sequence ATGAGCTTTTACAATGAATTTTTAAAATATAGAAACTTTGATTTTGAGGTTGTTTTAAATAGTGTTTCAGATTATGATGTAGAAAGAGTGTTATATAAAGATAAACTTGATATACAGGACTTTCTTACACTTTTATCACCAAATGCTGAAAAATATCTTGAGCCTATGGCACAAAAGGCTCATAGATTAACAGCACAAAATTTTGGTAAAGTAATTCTTCTTTATATTCCAATGTATCTTGCAAATTTCTGCGTCAATAGATGTGCTTATTGTGGGTACAATGTAGACAACAGGATAAAAAGAAGCGTTATGCCTCTTGCTGATGTAAAGAGAGAAGCCGAATTAATAAGCAGTAAAGGTTTCAGACATATATTAATATTAACAGGCGAATCGAGGATAAAAAGCCCTGTATCATACATAAAGGATTGTACTAATATTCTGAAGGAATATTTTTCGTCCATCTGTATAGAAATTTATCCTCTGGAAAGAGATGAATATAAAGAATTGATTTACGCAGGTGTTGATTCGCTTACAATATACCAGGAAACATATGACGAGAAAATATATGATGATATTCATTTATCGGGTCCGAAGAAAAATTACAGGTACCGCCTTGAAGCACCAGACAGAGCATGTGATGCAGGAATGAGAAGTGTTAATATTGGAGCACTTCTGGGCTTAAACGATTGGAGAAAAGATGCATTTTATACGGCACTACATGCAAAATATTTGCAAGATACCTATAATGATGTTGACGTAAGTGTATCTGTGCCGAGAATAAGGCCGCATGTAGGTGCATTTCAACCAAAGTCGGTTATATCGGATAAAAACCTTGTTCAAATTATCTTAGCATTGAGGCTTTTTATGCCAAGGGTTGGTATAACTTTATCTACACGAGAAAGTCCAAGTTTAAGAGATAATCTACTGCCACTTGGCATAACGAAATTTTCAGCGGAGTCATCAACTAAAGTTGGTGGATATCTTGAGAATGAAGAATATAAAGATGCGGGTCAATTTGAGGTATCAGATAAAAGAAATTTAGAGGAAATAATTAAAGTAATTCGCAGTAAAGGCTATCAACCAATTTTCAAAGATTGGGAAGGTGTTTTATAG
- a CDS encoding thiazole synthase: MPDKLIIGGKQITNRLFIGTGKFPDDRLIPEVIKRSGAQVVTVAVRRVDFGKTQEDMINYIPDDCILMPNTSGARNAEEAVRIARLARAIGAGNWIKIEIISDNKYLLPDNIETIKATEVLANEGFTVLPYVSPDLIVARKLKNAGAAAVMPLGAPIGTNRGLKTKELIQILIDEIDLPIIVDAGIGKPHEACEAMEMGAAAVLVNTAIATAGDPALMAEAFSNAVKAGRMAFVSGAGTVKKYAEASSPLTGFLNL, from the coding sequence ATGCCTGATAAATTAATAATTGGCGGCAAACAAATAACAAACAGATTGTTTATAGGGACAGGTAAATTTCCTGACGACAGGCTTATACCGGAGGTGATTAAAAGGTCAGGTGCACAAGTTGTTACAGTTGCTGTAAGAAGAGTAGATTTTGGTAAGACACAGGAAGATATGATAAATTATATACCTGATGATTGTATTTTGATGCCTAATACATCTGGTGCTAGAAATGCGGAAGAAGCAGTAAGGATTGCAAGGCTTGCAAGGGCTATAGGAGCAGGCAATTGGATTAAAATTGAGATTATTTCTGACAATAAATACCTGTTACCTGATAACATAGAAACTATTAAAGCTACAGAAGTCCTTGCAAATGAAGGGTTTACAGTATTGCCTTATGTAAGCCCTGACCTTATTGTTGCCAGAAAGTTAAAAAATGCAGGCGCTGCTGCAGTAATGCCGCTTGGTGCGCCGATCGGCACAAACAGGGGACTTAAAACAAAAGAACTTATCCAGATATTAATAGATGAAATAGACCTTCCGATTATTGTTGATGCAGGAATAGGTAAGCCACATGAAGCATGTGAAGCAATGGAAATGGGAGCAGCTGCCGTTCTTGTAAATACAGCGATTGCGACAGCCGGCGACCCTGCACTTATGGCTGAAGCTTTTAGCAATGCTGTAAAAGCGGGGAGAATGGCATTTGTTTCAGGTGCAGGTACTGTAAAGAAGTATGCTGAGGCATCATCGCCGCTTACAGGATTTTTAAATTTATAA
- a CDS encoding phage major capsid protein — protein MNKIKEMEARKKDARLKALAIFEKAQAEGRFLTEEEEKQVRQLEEEMKRWDDTIAHTRALMEEEEQPEERDMEPARPNPKAAVALGEHRFASFGEQMLAAYRAAAPDGRIDPRLTTRAASGLSESVPSDNGFLVQQDFVTELLKRTYETGVLASRVSKIPLSTNANGLKINGVDKTSRANGARWGGIQTYWENEADQLIVSKPKFRVIDLFLKKLTGLCYATDELLQDAAALESVLRQGFAEEFGFKIDDAILTGTGTGQPLGILNSDVLVEGTEGKRAD, from the coding sequence ATGAACAAAATTAAAGAAATGGAAGCACGTAAAAAGGATGCAAGGCTTAAGGCCCTTGCCATCTTTGAAAAGGCTCAGGCTGAAGGTCGCTTTCTGACTGAGGAAGAGGAAAAGCAGGTAAGGCAGCTTGAGGAGGAAATGAAAAGGTGGGACGACACAATTGCGCACACCAGGGCGCTGATGGAGGAAGAGGAGCAGCCGGAGGAAAGGGACATGGAGCCTGCAAGGCCCAATCCCAAGGCGGCGGTAGCTTTAGGAGAGCATCGCTTTGCCAGCTTCGGCGAGCAGATGTTGGCTGCGTACAGGGCGGCAGCACCAGATGGTCGCATTGACCCAAGGCTTACCACAAGAGCCGCCAGCGGTCTTTCCGAGAGTGTGCCCTCTGACAACGGTTTTCTGGTGCAGCAAGACTTTGTCACTGAGCTTTTAAAGCGTACCTATGAGACGGGGGTTCTTGCTTCAAGAGTCAGCAAGATTCCGCTTTCCACCAATGCTAACGGGCTGAAAATCAATGGCGTAGACAAGACAAGCCGCGCCAACGGCGCACGCTGGGGCGGCATTCAGACCTACTGGGAGAATGAAGCCGACCAGCTTATCGTGTCAAAGCCAAAATTCAGAGTGATAGATTTGTTCCTGAAGAAATTGACCGGCCTTTGCTACGCAACCGACGAGCTCCTGCAGGATGCGGCAGCCTTGGAGAGTGTACTCCGTCAGGGCTTTGCCGAGGAATTCGGCTTTAAGATAGATGATGCCATCCTGACAGGTACCGGTACCGGGCAGCCCCTTGGCATTCTGAATAGCGATGTCTTGGTTGAAGGTACTGAAGGAAAGCGGGCAGACTGA
- a CDS encoding head-tail connector protein: MNLILIEGPELEPVSLEEAKLHLRVDGTEEDALISALISTAREFCESFTGRSLALQTFEYISGPFFQALASSSCLCRRLSNWFSSSTSTLMWRR; the protein is encoded by the coding sequence ATGAATTTAATATTGATAGAAGGGCCTGAGCTTGAGCCTGTATCCTTAGAGGAAGCTAAGTTGCACTTGAGGGTGGATGGGACAGAGGAGGATGCACTCATATCCGCCCTCATTTCCACCGCCCGGGAATTTTGTGAGAGCTTTACCGGCAGAAGCCTTGCACTGCAGACCTTTGAATATATTTCCGGGCCCTTTTTTCAAGCTTTGGCATCATCAAGCTGCCTATGCCGCCGCTTGTCGAATTGGTTTTCTTCAAGTACTTCAACACTTATGTGGAGGAGATAA
- the thiE gene encoding thiamine phosphate synthase: MKQNILDTDIYCITAEEYSKGRSNIQVVKEMIDAGIKIIQYREKEKKKLYKYNECVELRKMTLDAGVIFIIDDDVDLALAVKADGVHIGQEDMPISKVRELVGNDMIIGLSTHSPEQAVSAVKNGADYIGVGPIFPTKTKKDVCNAVGLEYLDFVVKNIDIPFVAIGGIKEHNIYEVKKHGAKCIALVTEIVGADDIKGKINNLRAILGGV, translated from the coding sequence ATGAAGCAAAATATCCTTGATACAGATATTTACTGCATAACTGCTGAAGAATATTCCAAGGGAAGAAGCAATATTCAAGTAGTCAAAGAAATGATAGATGCTGGTATCAAAATAATTCAATACAGAGAAAAAGAAAAGAAAAAGCTTTATAAGTATAATGAATGCGTAGAGCTTCGCAAAATGACTTTGGATGCAGGTGTAATTTTTATAATAGATGATGATGTAGACTTGGCATTAGCTGTTAAGGCAGATGGTGTTCATATTGGACAGGAAGATATGCCTATCAGTAAAGTAAGGGAACTTGTTGGGAATGACATGATTATAGGGCTTTCAACACATTCACCGGAACAGGCCGTAAGTGCAGTAAAAAATGGAGCTGATTACATAGGTGTTGGCCCTATATTTCCTACAAAGACTAAGAAAGATGTATGTAATGCGGTTGGGCTTGAGTACCTTGATTTTGTTGTTAAAAATATTGATATACCATTTGTTGCAATAGGTGGAATAAAAGAACATAATATCTACGAAGTAAAAAAACACGGGGCAAAGTGTATAGCTTTAGTAACTGAAATAGTTGGTGCTGATGACATAAAGGGGAAAATTAATAATTTAAGAGCTATACTGGGTGGTGTTTAA
- a CDS encoding phage terminase small subunit P27 family, which yields MATRGRKPKPTAFKVLEGNPGKRSLNMNEPKPEKKAPKCPSWLEPEAKKEWRRMSKQLEKLGVLTQVDAAAFAGYCQAYARWKEAEEFLSKHGTIFKTPSGYIQQVPQVSIAQTYLKIMRDFCSEFGLTPSSRSRIAVDNAVKDSADPMEKLLMRRHNG from the coding sequence ATGGCGACCAGAGGAAGAAAACCAAAGCCAACAGCCTTTAAGGTACTCGAGGGAAATCCAGGTAAGCGTTCACTTAACATGAATGAGCCAAAACCAGAGAAAAAGGCTCCGAAGTGCCCTTCCTGGCTTGAGCCGGAGGCAAAGAAGGAGTGGCGCAGAATGTCCAAGCAGCTTGAGAAACTGGGGGTGCTGACACAGGTGGATGCCGCAGCCTTTGCAGGCTATTGCCAGGCCTATGCACGCTGGAAGGAGGCGGAGGAATTTCTCTCCAAGCACGGTACCATTTTTAAGACACCGTCGGGATATATCCAGCAGGTGCCGCAGGTATCCATTGCCCAGACCTACCTTAAGATAATGAGGGATTTCTGTTCCGAATTTGGACTTACGCCTTCCAGCCGCTCCAGAATTGCTGTTGATAATGCCGTAAAAGACAGCGCCGACCCCATGGAAAAGCTGCTTATGAGGAGGCATAACGGGTAA
- the istB gene encoding IS21-like element helper ATPase IstB codes for MSNYTKLLNNLGELGLNNIKNNIDTYLNMIKSGEKSVIDALYELSNLEIKSKQEKAILACVKVANFPFLKELDDFDFEFQPSINKQEILDLKSLRFVENNENILFVGTPGIGKTHLATAIGIECAKHRYSTYFVHFQELMTQLKKALAENRLEIRLKHFSKYKVLIIDEVGYLPIDTDASNIFFQLISKRYEKHSTIITTNMPFSNWAEVFGSATLANAILGRLLHHSHVISIKGPSYRLKSKVEYFISSSNAS; via the coding sequence GTGAGTAACTATACTAAGCTATTAAACAATTTAGGAGAACTTGGATTAAATAACATAAAAAATAATATAGATACATATTTAAACATGATTAAATCAGGAGAAAAAAGTGTTATAGATGCTCTATATGAACTAAGCAATTTAGAAATAAAATCAAAACAAGAAAAAGCAATACTTGCATGTGTCAAAGTAGCAAACTTCCCTTTTTTAAAAGAACTTGATGATTTTGATTTTGAATTTCAACCAAGCATAAACAAACAAGAAATTCTTGATTTAAAAAGTTTAAGATTTGTAGAAAATAACGAAAATATATTGTTTGTAGGGACCCCAGGAATAGGCAAGACACATCTTGCCACCGCCATAGGGATAGAATGTGCAAAACACAGATATTCTACATATTTCGTTCATTTTCAAGAATTGATGACTCAATTAAAAAAGGCTTTAGCAGAAAACCGTTTAGAAATCCGATTAAAGCATTTTTCAAAATATAAGGTGTTAATAATAGACGAAGTAGGGTATTTACCAATAGACACAGATGCTTCAAATATATTTTTCCAGCTAATATCTAAAAGGTATGAAAAGCATAGTACAATTATTACAACAAATATGCCATTTTCTAATTGGGCAGAAGTATTTGGATCAGCAACGTTAGCCAATGCAATATTAGGTAGATTACTTCATCATTCGCATGTTATATCAATAAAGGGACCTTCATATAGATTAAAATCAAAAGTTGAATATTTTATCAGTTCTTCGAATGCATCTTAG
- a CDS encoding DUF3168 domain-containing protein has protein sequence MKLEEGLYVHLKNYPDLKNLVEDRIYPLVMRQNCKLSAITYQKVSGSRQHCLQRDTGFTTPVYQISCWAQNYAQLKAVSEQVRLALQNFSGLMGGDGGVEVNAMLLQGEMEGFDPDTKIYYANFDFEFQYIEPI, from the coding sequence ATGAAGCTTGAGGAAGGTTTGTATGTGCATCTAAAAAATTATCCTGATCTTAAAAACCTTGTCGAGGATAGGATATATCCCCTTGTTATGCGCCAGAATTGCAAACTTTCAGCAATCACTTACCAGAAAGTATCAGGCAGCCGGCAGCACTGCCTGCAGAGAGATACCGGCTTTACCACGCCTGTGTATCAGATTTCCTGCTGGGCGCAAAATTACGCCCAATTAAAGGCTGTGAGTGAGCAGGTACGGTTAGCCTTGCAAAATTTTTCTGGGCTTATGGGTGGTGACGGAGGTGTAGAGGTTAACGCAATGCTTCTCCAAGGCGAGATGGAAGGCTTTGACCCAGATACAAAAATATATTACGCGAATTTTGACTTCGAGTTCCAATATATTGAGCCGATTTAA
- a CDS encoding HK97 gp10 family phage protein produces MLKDMGKAAEEVLEQAADAGGRLAILEAKRRCPVRTGRLKESLHLQNGKKTEIKADVKYSQGKRSIMEPSWNLELNGCLHALLCALL; encoded by the coding sequence ATGTTAAAGGACATGGGCAAGGCTGCGGAGGAAGTTCTAGAGCAGGCGGCGGATGCAGGCGGAAGGTTAGCCATTCTTGAAGCGAAAAGACGGTGCCCGGTTAGGACAGGCCGCCTTAAAGAGAGCCTGCACTTACAAAACGGGAAAAAGACTGAAATAAAAGCAGATGTAAAATACAGCCAGGGAAAAAGGAGTATTATGGAACCTTCGTGGAACTTGGAACTAAACGGATGCCTGCACGCCCTTTTATGCGCCCTGCTGTAG
- a CDS encoding phage major capsid protein, translating to MWYINQEIEPLLFTMKIGNVPVYIPAGGLSEAPYATLFGRPVVPLEQCSAEGEVGDIILAEMSQYLLIDKGGINAASSIHVRFLYDKNVYRFIYRVDGQSIWNKPLQPYKDSASVSPFVALASRK from the coding sequence GTGTGGTATATCAATCAGGAGATTGAGCCGCTCTTATTTACCATGAAAATCGGTAATGTGCCGGTATATATCCCGGCAGGTGGACTTTCGGAAGCACCTTATGCGACACTTTTCGGAAGACCGGTAGTGCCTCTTGAACAGTGCTCGGCAGAAGGTGAGGTGGGAGACATCATCCTGGCGGAAATGTCCCAGTACCTTTTAATCGACAAGGGCGGTATCAATGCGGCTTCCTCCATCCATGTAAGGTTCCTGTATGACAAGAACGTTTACAGGTTTATTTACAGGGTAGACGGGCAGTCCATCTGGAACAAGCCCTTGCAGCCATATAAGGACAGCGCGTCAGTATCGCCCTTTGTGGCGCTTGCCAGCAGAAAATAA
- the thiS gene encoding sulfur carrier protein ThiS — protein MVLNLNGDKVVLDSNISLLELLQQKGINPETVVVEYNYNIVKREEWPKIILKENDNLEVIRFVGGG, from the coding sequence ATGGTTTTAAACCTAAATGGAGATAAAGTTGTACTAGACAGTAACATAAGTTTATTAGAATTATTACAGCAAAAGGGTATAAATCCTGAAACAGTGGTTGTTGAATATAATTACAATATAGTCAAAAGGGAAGAATGGCCCAAAATAATATTAAAAGAAAATGACAACCTTGAAGTTATAAGATTTGTAGGAGGTGGTTGA
- a CDS encoding type II toxin-antitoxin system RelE/ParE family toxin codes for MVNLKISPKAQKDMLEIKEYISEELGNPTAATNVLAKITKRFRDLIEFPLIEAPLSSVIKIETSYRYLVCGQYTAFYRYENDTVYVDRVLYGRRDFMRILFGDVAEEEDN; via the coding sequence ATGGTTAATCTTAAAATTTCGCCCAAAGCGCAAAAGGATATGCTGGAGATAAAAGAATATATTTCCGAGGAATTAGGTAATCCTACAGCAGCAACAAATGTGCTGGCCAAAATCACCAAACGATTCAGAGATCTTATAGAATTCCCGTTGATTGAAGCGCCCTTGTCCTCTGTTATTAAAATTGAAACAAGCTATCGTTACCTTGTATGTGGGCAATATACAGCTTTTTACCGTTATGAAAATGATACTGTATATGTGGACAGAGTGCTATATGGCAGACGAGATTTTATGCGAATCCTCTTTGGGGATGTTGCAGAGGAAGAAGACAACTGA
- a CDS encoding HK97 family phage prohead protease, translating into MFPFREKVMPGAFKETIQVDDIRALFNHDPNYVLGRNRSGTLELKETQKGLMVRITPSETQRARDLLVSIDRGDISQMSFGFLVIEDRWGTEDGGDIRELHKVKLFDVSPVTFPVYPQTDVGVRGALLSYERHLKELFEAAESRARQRLELRKRKIELL; encoded by the coding sequence GTGTTTCCCTTCCGGGAAAAGGTAATGCCGGGTGCCTTCAAGGAGACCATTCAGGTGGATGACATCCGGGCGCTGTTTAATCATGATCCAAACTATGTGCTGGGCAGGAACCGTTCAGGCACCCTTGAACTCAAGGAAACGCAAAAGGGGCTGATGGTAAGGATAACACCTTCGGAAACGCAGCGGGCCCGAGACCTTTTAGTCAGCATAGACCGAGGAGACATTTCGCAAATGTCCTTCGGTTTTTTAGTTATTGAGGACCGTTGGGGCACCGAGGACGGCGGTGATATCAGGGAGCTTCACAAGGTAAAGCTTTTTGACGTTTCTCCGGTAACCTTTCCTGTATACCCCCAGACCGATGTCGGCGTGAGAGGCGCCCTTTTAAGCTATGAGAGGCATTTAAAGGAATTGTTCGAGGCAGCAGAGTCTCGCGCAAGGCAGCGGTTGGAACTGAGAAAACGGAAAATAGAATTACTTTGA
- a CDS encoding transposase, translating to MSEWKHRYKKEYDKDKSNDNGDKISEQIERKNLIKLLYKPIEEVKMITQEQLDRVFNEYPFYTSIYHLVNEFREILLEKNISKLEEWIDKADSLKIHEIESFVKGLVKDIDAVRNAIIYDFNNGLAEGSVNKLKVIKRIMYRRCSFDTLRAKVLWSEHMHKIN from the coding sequence ATTAGCGAATGGAAACATCGTTACAAAAAGGAATATGATAAAGATAAATCTAATGATAATGGAGACAAAATTAGCGAACAAATAGAGCGCAAAAATTTAATAAAGTTGCTGTACAAACCTATCGAGGAAGTAAAAATGATTACTCAAGAGCAATTAGATAGAGTGTTTAATGAATATCCATTTTATACAAGTATATATCATCTTGTAAATGAATTTAGGGAAATACTATTAGAGAAAAATATTAGTAAATTAGAAGAATGGATAGATAAAGCCGATTCGTTAAAAATTCACGAAATAGAAAGTTTTGTGAAAGGGCTGGTAAAAGATATAGATGCTGTTAGAAATGCAATAATATATGATTTTAATAATGGTCTTGCGGAAGGCAGTGTCAATAAGCTTAAAGTAATTAAAAGAATTATGTATAGAAGGTGTAGCTTTGATACACTAAGAGCTAAAGTGCTTTGGTCTGAACATATGCACAAGATTAACTAA